A section of the Babesia microti strain RI chromosome I, complete genome genome encodes:
- a CDS encoding hypothetical protein (overlaps_old_locusTagID:BBM_I02750), producing the protein MLIIIFLAYVSFVTSNNYIGIYQSHIIHNVKISFAGLDPFRLHYENNRTKLSDWKQQSDGISLIISPSTSSSSHIKLWRHMIKLFDTIPAQSVDYNIELSECPKPLYMNQLNFFHQCKSANTSANDASGSKKDDEYFYSLDGINYKDITKHEITDDDSRNPITFGFQKSCFHDYTIQPWISHSKFQNTDHILTKFEDLNIFNKFYKLILVPKLLEIRYNFNKRLINLAVQELGNSVIITELYWFNIQYDGTKVTITFLSKFNTQDTEALKQFKFVTHDLDIVYNTHISDKGEGFIHQSITGSGSHKRLNIKLSHTHTGRTLKIVHYLDNSFFVDPAEVLDMTNDYPFIHENCIRNTSKQFDNIRVISDNIENMFNDSSVQKIEVTICPQNNNIEYSLPIHARYMPICKLGKDCTGYEYSLLTVPNVYYSSNMNEDIVLFDNIQLAQLLKFTYEVSFIKYMASGKMQSLTQHFVNTFIKDIDDSIYWGKIVMGKKDTLIFKRLSVNYALRTPPNAVEFEEDNGNIYSVSTLTRGTESYYLLITLITILTSLTLTTFTIALLIIGSTSSTSFMYKITVKMLYFIKQNSWNIKIHSE; encoded by the coding sequence ATGCTCATTATCATATTTCTAGCATATGTATCCTTCGTAACATCAAATAACTATATTGGTATATACCAATCTCACATTATACacaatgtaaaaatatcatttgcTGGTTTAGATCCATTTAGGTTACACTATGAGAACAATCGCACAAAATTGTCTGATTGGAAGCAGCAATCTGATGGAATCTCACTCATCATATCTCCTAGCACATCTTCCTCATCACACATCAAGCTGTGGAGGCACATGATTAAGCTATTTGACACCATTCCAGCACAAAGCGTTGATTACAACATAGAACTGTCGGAATGCCCTAAACCATTGTACATGAATCAGTTAAACTTTTTTCATCAATGTAAATCAGCTAATACTAGTGCAAATGATGCTAGCGGATCAAAAAAAGATGACgaatatttttatagtTTAGATGGCATAAACTACAAGGATATCACAAAACATGAAATAACAGATGATGATAGCAGAAATCCCATAACTTTTGGTTTCCAAAAATCATGTTTTCACGATTATACTATTCAACCATGGATTTCTCATTCGAAGTTTCAGAATACTGATCATATTcttacaaaatttgaggatttaaatattttcaataaattttacaaactAATATTGGTTCCTAAGTTATTGGAGATTAGGTATAACTTTAACAAAAGATTGATCAATTTAGCAGTCCAGGAATTGGGAAATAGTGTAATCATTACCGAGTTATACTGGTTCAACATACAATACGACGGCACAAAAGTTACCATTACATTTCTATCCAAATTTAACACCCAAGATACAGAGGCTTTGAAGCAATTCAAGTTTGTGACCCATGATTTGGACATTGTTTATAACACTCATATAAGTGACAAGGGTGAGGGATTTATTCATCAATCAATTACCGGTTCAGGGTCTCACAAACGGTTGAACATCAAGCTTTCACATACACACACTGGTAGAACACTGAAAATTGTGCATTATTTGGACAATTCTTTTTTTGTAGATCCTGCTGAAGTTTTGGATATGACCAATGATTACCCATTTATACATGAAAATTGTATCAGAAATACTagtaaacaatttgataacATAAGAGTGATTTCAGACAATATTGAGAATATGTTCAATGATTCCTCTgttcaaaaaattgaagtaacaatttgtccacaaaataacaatatcGAATATTCGTTACCAATACACGCCAGATACATGCCAATTTGTAAACTTGGAAAAGATTGCACTGGTTATGAATACTCGTTACTCACAGTGCCTAACGTATATTACTCTAGTAATATGAATGAAGACATTGTACTATTTGACAATATTCAATTGGCGCAATTgctaaaatttacatatgaGGTCTCATTTATAAAGTACATGGCAAGTGGAAAAATGCAATCTTTAACCCAACACTTTGTTAACACATTTATAAAAGATATTGATGACAGTATATATTGGGGTAAAATTGTAATGGGAAAAAAAGATACCCTCATCTTCAAGCGATTGAGTGTAAATTATGCATTGAGAACACCCCCAAATGCGGTTGAATTTGAGGAGGATAATGGTAACATTTACAGCGTATCCACTCTAACGCGCGGTACAGAAAgctattatttattaattacattaattacaattttaaccTCACTCACCTTGACCACTTTTACTATTGCCTTGTTAATTATAGGCAGTACTAGCTCCACAAGTTTCATGTACAAGATAACAGtcaaaatgttatattttattaaacaaaattctTGGAACATTAAAATTCATTCAGAGTAA
- a CDS encoding RAP protein, putative, protein MYKLSNVLKFPNVWNHIDKLHTLTPLNISECEKLCDTISSKLYQVIGDPSKLVAACLKLSSTSNVKKNLYLQLKRGLITSLKELEVVDSIIALEALGNFYCKGFNVQNLPNLLYKNLLVSKKIRQLNICYVPKLLESLRRFNIENTQLIAEIEKIIKCNSQKLNLDHNLSVQLLKNLCIVAPAYKLLLNNISNIIFTRHANVLRINDIIECYHCLSKADYYPSFSDKIDQLFISRFCELTDDNLLQLLHCYSLHYARTTTILKKIVARLHHIITSIPTDSAIDIIYNLYKLRIYDQSIVNSVNVKILSAEFDKLDAKHLINYITAITYFKVNNLEIYNKVLPQITRHLTHLKKDGITQLKIVELAIRFGHVPNIYNRLSESSMHLFHLVGDCVDIVERFDTSNFQKQVGEAALFIYYKLNTEVKIGPFMVDYATPMSVNDMYNINNYRTNDKDINPEINTNGVIIEVDGPRHFYKNSHTYTCHSIVKDEILKLMGYRVVHVKYFEWDKLPNLVDKQNYLLQLITETISQS, encoded by the exons atgtataaactttcaaatgtattaaaattCCCTAATGTGTGGAATCACATCGACAAATTGCACACTTTAACACCACTGAATATTTCAGAATGTGAAAAATTGTGTGATACAATCAGCAGCAAGTTGTACCAAGTGATTGGTGACCCAAGCAAACTAGTAGCTGCTTGTCTAAAACTATCTTCCACCTCCAATGTTAAAAAAAActtatatttacaactaAAGAGGGGGTTAATTACCTCACTTAAAGAGTTAGAGGTTGTTGACTCTATTATTGCCTTGGAGGCCCTTGGAAATTTCTATTGCAAAG GCtttaatgtacaaaatCTACCAAATTTACTTTACAAAAATCTACTCGTATCAAAAAAGATAAGACAATTGAACATTTGTTATGTTCCGAAGCTCTTAGAATCTCTCCGCCGATTTAACATAGAAAATACACAGTTGATCGCAGAAATAG aaaaaataataaaatgtaACTCTCAAAAACTTAATTTGGATCATAATCTGTCGGTCCAGTTACttaaaaatttatgtatagTGGCCCCTGCGTATAAGTTATTGCTCAACAACatttctaatattatatttaccaGA CACGCAAATGTATTAAGAATTAACgatataattgaatgtTACCATTGCTTAAGCAAGGCTGATTATTATCCCAGCTTTtcagataaaattgatcaattatttatctcAAG ATTTTGTGAGTTGACTGATGAcaatttattgcaattacTACACTGCTACAGTCTACATTATGCCAGAACTACTACAATATTGAAGAAAATTGTGGCAAGATTACACCATATTATCACATCCATACCA ACTGACAGTgcaattgatattatttacaacttGTACAAGCTACGCATATATGATCAGTCAATAGTAAATTCTGTTAACGTGAAAATATTGAGCGCTGAATTTGACAAACTTGATGCGAAACACTTAATTAACTATATTACGGCAATAACTTATTTCaaggtaaataatttagaaatataCAACAAAGTGCTACCACAA ATTACTAGACACCTAACTCATCTAAAGAAAGATGGTATAACCCAATTGAAGATTGTGGAATTGGCTATTAG GTTTGGCCATGTACccaatatatacaatcGGCTATCAGAATCTAGTATGCATCTATTCCATTTGGTTGGCGATTGTGTTGATATTGTTGAGAGGTTTGACACTTCAAATTTCCAAAAGCAAGTGGGCGAAGCAGCCTTGTTTATCTACTATAAGCTAAATACTGAA GTAAAGATTGGCCCATTCATGGTGGACTATGCCACACCCATGAGCGTGAATGATATGTATAACATTAACAATTACAGAACAAATGACAAAGACATAAACCCagaaataaatacaaatggAGTGATTATCGAGGTCGATGGCCCTAgacatttttacaaaaactCACATACATA TACGTGCCATTCTATTGTGAAAGATGAAATACTTAAACTGATGGGGTATCGTGTCGTGCACGTAAAGTACTTTGAATGGgacaaattgccaaatcTAGTTGATAAACAGAATTATTTGCT ACAACTAATCACTGAAACCATTAGTCaatcataa
- a CDS encoding conserved Plasmodium protein, unknown function (overlaps_old_locusTagID:BBM_I02755) — MYNAIMSKCRICSSTPFGSLFNMLLGDNSNVYDSNGALNSPDFIFAENLSDEEEDRTTEELQILIKAWETYVHSRALQCWKSPDDIYKILELIARGCGNKSDPILGGDNNCVIWRGELSKDGDDPIITFKTSGSTTFSHSYVNRVLVFLYADEESFQLLQTKPKEAFKMQCGNKLCINLTHISMDD, encoded by the exons ATGTATAACGCAATAATGTCCAAGTGCCGGATTTGTTCTAGCACACCTTTTGGATCTCTCTTTAATATGCTATTGGGAGATAATAGCAATGTGTATGATAGTAATGGAGCCCTAAATTCACCAGATTTTATTTTTGCGGAG aatTTAAGTGACGAAGAGGAGGATAGGACGACGGAAGAacttcaaattttgattaaaGCATGGGAAACATATGTACACTCTAGAGCTTTGCAGTGTTGGAAATCGCCTGATGacatatacaaaatacTAG AGTTGATAGCCCGTGGTTGTGGCAATAAGTCAGACCCTATTCTTGGTGGAGACAATAACTGTGTAATTTGGCGTGGTGAATTGTCTAAGGATGGTGACGATCCAATTATCACTTTTAAGACTTCAGGATCTACCACATTCTCGCATAGTTATGTAAATCGCGTTTTGGTATTCCTCTATGCAG ATGAGGAGTCATTTCAACTGTTGCAAACCAAGCCTAAAGAGGCATTCAAAATGCAATGTGGTAACAAACTATGTATAAATCTCACACATATTTCTATGGACGATTAG
- a CDS encoding minichromosome maintenance protein 6 (overlaps_old_locusTagID:BBM_I02760), translating into MSIVDDFGQRSNGLNNRVSGKISQQSLESANDPSNVTLNNHNTQEDPPRVQDSNISSVFDFFLRSFILSPIHTSNLETDELIDDEDGMDEDVDSNLPYYISKVTKRLRNRGHGNEVFTVWFKHILSWKPSGQFPSNLNLQLYRYIIKNFLRVHDSLEAKLQLLVDELSQDMRGIQKRKFYLQFRLEPKILLSLQSLRCEMLGELITIKGQVTRTSDMRPELVVASFKCKDCGTVNTNIKQQFKYTMPTRCFNSNCTNINNFELMMENSEFCDWQKIRIQEITQESSAGSMPRSIDVIIRNNLVDSVHAGDRIAVSGSLIVLPDILTLLRPGEISKQISRHATRRFDASLISQGITGIKGVGVRDLNHKLLFLGTQITCLSRNKWSHGKDLSVDENLSAIDIIELPGFEWLRRISQSQDVIDKLSRHIAPNIYGHSEIKKGILLLLVGGIEKVSLNSKIRGNINMCIVGDPSTAKSQFLKFVESFAPRAVYTSGKGSTASGLTAAVHRDPDHGDFVLEAGALMYADRGICCIDEFDKMDEKDRVAIHEAMEQQTISIAKAGIQATLNARASVLAACNPRYGRYDSSKSFSVNVNLPPPLLSRFDLLYTMLDQVDLNVDEKIAKHILRSDEEEIVDGPESLTTDELRLYIELAKQIKPMIQDQAKRKLINYYVSLRNADMLGKRSMRITVRQLESLIRLSEAVARLSFSDTVEIVHVEQAYEIFKSSLLRISNMQEIVLVQEREGLGADRMDEDKLASETHTLTISTGEYEKIVAVLLDRVVEVEMMEELGVSKSHLIEWYIEEIVEPESVKQAEEWNIRLQHIISRLVEQDGKLVCDNSGMLRAHPNYANEEFLLK; encoded by the exons ATGTCGATTGTTGACGATTTCGGACAACGTAGCAATGGGCTTAACAACCGTGTTTCAGGAAAAATATCGCAACAGTCTCTTGAATCCGCAAACGATCCTTCCAATGTCACATTGAATAACCATAATACCCAAGAAGATCCTCCACGTGTGCAGgattcaaatatttctaGTGTTTTCGATTTTTTCCTTCGCTCATTCATTCTATCTCCAATTCACACATCTAATTTGGAAACTGATGAACTTATAGATGATGAGGATGGAATGGATGAGGATGTTGATAGCAATTTACCTTACTACATAAGTAAAGTCACGAAACGTCTTAGGAATAGGGGCCATGGAAACGAAGTTTTCACTGTATGGtttaaacatattttgaGTTGGAAACCTTCGGGCCAATTCCCTTCAAACCTCAACCTGCAACTTTATCGCTAcataatcaaaaattttttaag AGTACATGATTCACTTGAGGCTAAGCTTCAATTACTAGTAGATGAACTAAGTCAGGATATGAGAGGAATACAAAAGAGGAAGTTCTATTTGCAATTCCGCTTGGaaccaaaaattttactatC attACAATCATTGAGATGTGAAATGTTAGGGGAATTGATAACAATTAAAGGCCAAGTGACTAGAACGTCAGATATGAGGCCTGAACTGGTTGTGGCCAGCTTCAAGTGCAAGGATTGTGGAACTGTGAATACCAATATCAAACaacaattcaaatatacaatg CCCACAAGATGCTTTAATTCCAACTGCACGAACATAAACAACTTTGAACTCATGATGGAAAATTCCGAATTTTGTGATTGGCAGAAAATTAG GATTCAGGAAATAACTCAGGAATCATCAGCTGGATCCATGCCCAGATCCATCGACGTAATCATACGTAACAACCTAGTAGATAGTGTGCACGCTGGTGATAGGATTGCAGTTTCAG GTTCATTGATTGTATTACCGGATATACTTACGTTGCTAAGGCCGGGAGAGATCTCTAAACAAATATCTCGCCATGCCACCAGGAGATTCGACGCATCCTTAATATCCCAAGGGATTACGGGCATTAAAGGGGTTGGTGTACGTGATCTGAACCATAAATTGCTGTTCTTGGGCACACAGATAACGTGTTTAAGTCGCAACAAGTGGAGTCATGGGAAGGATCTTAGTGTTGATGAGAATTTAAGTGCTATAGATATTATTGAGCTTCCTGGATTCGAGTGGTTACGCCGTATTTCACAGTCACAAGATGTTATAGATAAATTGTCACGACATATTGCACCAAATATCTATGGACATAGTGAAATTAAAAAGGGTATCCTACTGCTACTAGTAGGGGGGATTGAGAAGGTTTCATTAAATAGCAAAATAAG AggcaatataaatatgtgtatTGTGGGAGACCCTTCTACCGCTAAGAGTCAATTTCTCAAATTTGTAGAATCATTCGCACCTAGAGCTGTGTATACTTCTGGTAAAGGTTCAACTGCATCTGGTCTAACAGCGGCCGTGCATAGGGATCCGGATCATGGAGATTTCGTCCTGGAGGCTGGTGCCCTTATGTACGCAGATAGGGGCATTTGCTGTATAGACGAATTTGACAAG ATGGATGAAAAGGATCGAGTAGCTATTCACGAGGCCATGGAGCAACAGACAATTTCCATTGCAAAGGCAGGCATCCAAGCTACACTGAATGCCCGTGCAAGTGTATTGGCAGCATGCAATCCCAGATACGGAAGATACGATAGTAGCAAGTCATTCTCAGTCAATGTAAATTTGCCACCGCCCTTGCTTAGCCGTTTTGATCTCCTTTATACCATGCTGGATCAAGTGGACCTTAACGTTGATGAGAAGATAGCCAAACACATTCTAAGGAGCGACGAAGAAGAGATCGTTGATGGCCCTGAATCACTAACTACCGATGAGCTTAGGCTGTACATTGAACTGGCCAAACAGATAAAACCCATGATACAGGATCAGGCTAAGcgcaaattaatcaattattatgtatCGCTTCGAAACGCAGATATGCTAGGCAAGCGATCGATGCGTATAACAGTCAGACAATTGGAGTCATTAATAAGACTATCAGAAGCTGTAGCTAGACTATCATTTTCGGATACGGTGGAGATTGTACATGTTGAACAGGCCTATGAGATATTCAAATCGTCATTACTAAGAATATCGAATATGCAGGAAATTGTACTGGTTCAGGAAAGGGAAGGACTGGGCGCAGATAGAATGGATGAGGATAAATTGGCTAGTGAGACGCATACCCTCACTATAAGCACTGGAGAATATGAGAAGATTGTGGCAGTTTTACTAGATAGGGTTGTAGAAGTGGAAATGATGGAGGAGCTTGGGGTTTCAAAATCGCATCTTATTGAGTGGTACATTGAGGAAATTGTGGAGCCTGAATCTGTTAAGCAGGCTGAAGAATGGAATATAAGGCTGCAGCATATCATTTCAAGGCTTGTGGAACAGGATGGGAAACTTGTTTGTGACAATAGTGGGATGCTCAGAGCACATCCGAACTATGCGAATGAGGAGTTTCTCCtcaaatga
- a CDS encoding Histone-lysine N-methyltransferase SMYD3 (overlaps_old_locusTagID:BBM_I02770), translated as MNEVFKVEHCGSIGIGLIAVRNIKSGTAIVTQKPVISISTDGIIFYSCLGEKIILSENFTSRLSKICCDRHGKFFQVLKYVNGKAINNNAKVGPCMIKTLFLIVTEENVNVWSHSNYEKVMKNQSSFALANIAREALLNFGIDKSIKDILRVITCISENSFSIENNHHVYGSALYKPPITKVNHSCNPNCTIKFSANVITMEALRDIRAGKQLFISYTYNVQPRNVRQANLLEQYGFECKCVYCYGVKAEYREAMLRFNFCPNKDCRNSAKEVFEKIVELPLDDEKVMCRIAFRCNYTEYVPKSVATSLGLLGIDGDYMKCWKCNSTWSSLKLCENESLLVEGVRKDILYKSLNYTKNWIHTQNLIFGYWLSMLSGHKLY; from the coding sequence ATGAATGAAGTATTTAAGGTGGAACATTGTGGCTCTATCGGTATTGGACTAATTGCAGTTAGGAATATTAAAAGCGGTACTGCTATTGTGACTCAGAAACCAGTTATTTCTATTTCAACCGATGGAATCATTTTCTATTCTTGTTTGGgagaaaaaattatattatctgAGAATTTTACTAGTAGATTGTCTAAAATTTGTTGTGATCGCCACGGTAAATTCTTTCAggtattaaaatatgtcaATGGTAAAGCAATTAACAACAATGCCAAGGTTGGCCCATGTATGATCAaaacattatttttgattgtAACGGAGGAAAATGTTAATGTCTGGTCACATAGCAATTACGAAAAGGTGATGAAGAATCAAAGTTCATTTGCGCTGGCTAATATTGCAAGGGAAGCACTACTGAATTTTGGTATTGACAAATCAATAAAGGATATTTTAAGGGTAATAACATGCATCTCTGAGAATTCATTTTCTATAGAAAATAACCATCATGTGTATGGATCTGCGCTATATAAACCACCAATCACAAAAGTTAATCACAGCTGCAATCCAAACTGCACAATCAAATTCAGTGCCAATGTTATAACTATGGAAGCTTTAAGAGATATTCGGGCGGGCAAACAATTGTTCATATCATACACCTATAATGTACAGCCTAGGAATGTTAGACAGGCAAATTTACTAGAGCAATATGGATTTGAATGCAAATGTGTTTATTGTTACGGAGTGAAAGCTGAATACCGAGAGGCCATGTTAAGATTCAATTTTTGTCCCAATAAAGATTGCCGAAATTCGGCAAAAGAGGTGTTTGagaaaattgttgaattaCCATTAGATGATGAAAAAGTGATGTGTCGAATAGCGTTTAGGTGTAATTATACGGAGTATGTGCCCAAGAGTGTCGCAACAAGTCTGGGTTTACTAGGAATTGATGGCGATTATATGAAGTGTTGGAAGTGTAATAGCACTTGGAGTAGTTTAAAATTATGTGAAAATGAATCTCTCCTCGTGGAAGGGGTTCGGAAAgatatattgtacaaaagTTTAAATTACACTAAAAACTGGATACatacacaaaatttaatattcgGATACTGGTTAAGTATGTTAAGTGGTcataaattgtattaa
- a CDS encoding conserved Plasmodium protein, unknown function (overlaps_old_locusTagID:BBM_I02775): MSVAHSPNGTFTPITPSIFNTPNTQLTEYTDLSQKSDAYSSQVTPSLPYKPNDQYDLDVEEDLTDESSVGQVEPTVQKYIPGVNIDVDLSKLGTPAVVDFYDECLLKYKFESEFVKDETYLIAPSKGWVVKDDQQDSNNSITADLDADKLLFGDGHDAWNICKPHDPLLRCIHSISDRLRIQQLVADPSSYLNKGGDDKHYDIDDPFFDDSDIYTQLNIDKSHVIVNQEIFQNFSPWSEDDSCHESVSTEGLRGVLLNPHNFIAIIIPPSAQPQSQLPETAGSTANKSMPVKLFMNSNGWRKYIRRIPLRLQQPFKEFVTKWNAMIKKSCSNKIGTRVIKDTMDELLKSIFKRMLTLPIKSILLPSEPKEPKSNRNDTAIETGDEIKEENKNISIVKDEDVKIPPESVFDDNTKSYDNSKSSPSMLSPDGYSSASGCDRKRNKKNKRQKTEYIDAYDGNILLPGKLIDSCNKTLRWLISACKSITNAYSPVEFALIWLKMTLEHNKQVLHLQYQQISDKLAGELPKLKLCGCKKFEAFQGSIVTANKQTLKKLRKEGLCKKKDGADETILHLMNIYKYLRSVGRDIITYTQLANLSSSVIISIASSQLAGQLPLELLAHSNPYDVLAKLTSQQFSMIDSKQINLPWQLLYAFVKRYQKSSKTRSLYDGRQKPVVVLMNFSTEKASTSSTIDICIGHKGGNNGSKNNKSIPSGNSWRSQLKGSFDKSPNGTNNSIGIVDKGRKATKSAAKSAANITKSDNKRKSDGMPKSGQETGPKRNCNRAKPAASMKDLIMGKLCPTD; this comes from the coding sequence ATGAGTGTGGCGCATTCGCCGAACGGCACGTTCACCCCTATCACACCAAGTATATTCAACACTCCTAACACGCAGCTAACAGAATATACCGATTTATCACAGAAAAGCGATGCATATTCGTCCCAAGTCACTCCCTCCCTCCCATACAAACCCAACGATCAGTATGATTTGGACGTTGAAGAGGATCTTACTGACGAGTCTTCTGTGGGTCAAGTTGAACCTACCGTGCAGAAATATATACCAGGTGTTAACATTGATGTGGATTTGTCCAAACTTGGTACTCCGGCCGTTGTAGACTTCTACGATGAGTGTCTCCTGAAATACAAGTTCGAATCTGAGTTTGTCAAGGACGAGACGTATCTAATTGCCCCGTCTAAGGGATGGGTTGTCAAAGATGACCAGCAAGACTCAAATAATTCTATTACCGCTGATTTGGATGCGGATAAACTATTATTTGGCGATGGTCATGATGCGTGGAATATATGTAAACCTCATGACCCTTTATTGCGATGTATACATTCGATATCAGATAGACTGCGTATTCAACAATTAGTTGCAGATCCCAGTAGCTACTTGAATAAGGGAGGAGACGATAAGCACTATGACATTGACGACCCATTTTTTGATGATTCTGATATATACACTCAATTGAACATTGATAAATCACATGTGATTGTGAACCAAGAGATTTTCCAAAACTTTTCCCCTTGGAGCGAAGACGATTCTTGCCATGAAAGCGTTTCTACAGAAGGTCTTAGGGGCGTGTTGTTAAATCCCCACAACTTTATCGCAATTATTATACCTCCATCAGCACAGCCACAATCACAGCTGCCTGAAACAGCAGGATCTACAGCAAACAAATCCATGCCTGTAAAGTTGTTTATGAATAGCAACGGTTGGAGGAAGTATATCAGACGAATTCCATTGCGGCTTCAGCAGCCCTTCAAGGAATTTGTAACAAAGTGGAATGCgatgattaaaaaatctTGCAGCAATAAAATTGGTACTAGAGTCATTAAAGATACAATGGATGAGTTATTAAAGTCAATTTTTAAGAGAATGCTTACCTTACCAATAAAGTCCATTCTTTTGCCAAGTGAGCCTAAAGAACCCAAGTCTAACAGGAATGACACTGCAATTGAAACTGGAGATGAAATTAAGGAggaaaataaaaatattagtATTGTGAAAGATGAAGATGTGAAAATTCCACCGGAATCAGTTTTTGATGACAATACCAAGTCATATGACAATTCGAAGTCATCTCCCTCTATGTTGAGCCCTGATGGATATAGTTCAGCCAGTGGCTGTGATAGGAAAAGGAACAAGAAAAATAAACGACAAAAAACAGAATATATAGATGCCTATGATGGCAACATTTTACTACCGGGCAAGCTAATAGATTCGTGCAATAAGACCCTACGCTGGTTAATTTCAGCTTGCAAATCGATTACAAATGCATATTCGCCGGTAGAATTTGCATTAATTTGGCTAAAAATGACTTTGGAGCACAACAAGCAGGTACTTCATTTGCAGTACCAACAGATTTCAGATAAGTTGGCTGGGGAACTACCCAAATTAAAGCTCTGTGgttgcaaaaaatttgagGCTTTTCAAGGCTCTATCGTCACTGCAAATAAGCAGACGCTGAAAAAATTGAGAAAGGAAGGCTTATGTAAGAAAAAAGATGGAGCAGACGAAACGATTCTGCACCTAATGAACATCTACAAATACTTACGTTCAGTGGGACGAGACATAATAACTTACACACAGCTGGCTAATCTGAGCAGTAGCGTAATCATCTCCATTGCATCCAGTCAACTTGCAGGGCAACTGCCCTTAGAACTGCTTGCCCATTCCAACCCTTATGACGTACTGGCCAAGTTAACATCTCAACAGTTCAGTATGATAGACTCCAAGCAGATCAATCTGCCTTGGCAATTGCTGTACGCCTTTGTTAAACGCTATCAAAAGTCTAGTAAAACTAGGTCTCTCTACGACGGTAGGCAGAAGCCAGTAGTAGTGTTGATGAATTTCTCTACCGAAAAGGCATCAACAAGTTCCACCATTGATATATGTATTGGACACAAAGGTGGGAACAATGGCAGCAAGAACAATAAATCGATCCCTTCAGGTAATAGCTGGAGGAGCCAGCTAAAAGGATCGTTCGACAAATCTCCTAACGGCACCAATAACAGTATTGGCATAGTTGACAAGGGTAGGAAAGCAACTAAAAGTGCTGCTAAAAGTGCAGCTAATATCACAAAGAGCGATAATAAGCGTAAATCAGACGGTATGCCAAAAAGTGGGCAAGAAACAGGTCCCAAGCGCAATTGCAATAGGGCCAAACCCGCAGCAAGTATGAAGGACCTGATCATGGGAAAACTCTGCCCAACAGACTAA